The following proteins are co-located in the Marinitoga litoralis genome:
- a CDS encoding ArsR/SmtB family transcription factor, whose product MSKDTTKDNIEVCQTIEIHEDFIKKVHENTPDENTLSKLSDLFKVIGDKTRMKILYALMQVEEMCVCDISVVLNKTTSAISHQLRVLRQADLVKYRKEGKIVYYSLNDEHVKELIKVGYIHVTEK is encoded by the coding sequence ATGAGTAAAGATACTACAAAAGATAATATTGAAGTTTGTCAAACAATTGAAATTCATGAAGATTTTATAAAAAAAGTTCATGAAAATACACCAGATGAAAACACTTTAAGTAAATTAAGTGATCTATTTAAAGTTATTGGAGATAAAACACGAATGAAAATTTTATATGCTTTAATGCAGGTAGAAGAGATGTGTGTATGTGATATATCTGTTGTTCTTAATAAAACAACTTCTGCTATTTCACATCAATTAAGGGTTTTAAGGCAAGCTGATCTTGTAAAATATCGAAAAGAGGGAAAAATTGTTTATTATTCCTTAAATGATGAACACGTAAAAGAATTAATTAAAGTTGGATATATTCATGTGACTGAAAAATAA
- a CDS encoding heavy metal translocating P-type ATPase, with protein sequence MEKKELVLEGLDCASCAAKIEDTVKNLDNVDGVELNFITKTLSIKVEDEEKIEEIKKIVKKIEPEVEVYEKNERKMKNKEEEGEDFNRKLEIIRLVSALGVFTTALFVKEPFWLQLTLYIVAYLISGGKVLLRSFKNIIRGNVFDENFLMSVATIGAFSIGEFPEAVGVMVFFEIGELLQDMAVDNSKKSIKALLDIRPDYANLLKEGKEIRVSPEEVVKGDLIIVKPGERVPLDGIVIKGNSMVDTSALTGESIPRTIKENDEVMSGFINLNGLITVKVEKEYSESTISKILDMVENAAAKKAKTEKLITKFAKYYTPVVVFLAIALATLPPLITGAPFNEWLYRALIFLVISCPCGLVVSIPLGYFAGVGALSKQGVLVKGGNYLERLKKLDTVIFDKTGTLTEGVFEVVEIKTFNGFKKDEILKIAAYAEEHSNHPIAESIKKKFGKEINKNIIEDYEEISGHGIRAKIEGKEILVGNRKLMNKFKIKTPEINFSGTIVFVAIDGRFAGYIGISDKIKPGVKDVIKNLKNLGVKKTVMLTGDSEKVAQSVAKEIGIDEYYAELLPGDKVNFFEKFSEGVSTAFVGDGINDAPVLTRADVGIAMGGLGSDAAIEAADVVIMDDDISKLSDSMKISRKTLKITWQNITIVLGIKILFLILGALGKTDMWGAVFADVGITIIAVFNTLRILRVKYII encoded by the coding sequence ATGGAGAAAAAAGAACTTGTACTTGAAGGATTAGATTGTGCAAGTTGTGCTGCAAAGATAGAAGATACAGTAAAAAATTTAGATAATGTAGATGGTGTAGAACTTAATTTCATAACGAAAACTTTATCTATTAAAGTAGAGGATGAAGAGAAAATAGAAGAAATAAAAAAAATAGTAAAAAAAATCGAACCAGAGGTAGAAGTTTATGAGAAAAATGAAAGAAAAATGAAAAACAAAGAGGAAGAAGGAGAAGATTTTAATAGAAAGTTAGAAATTATTAGATTAGTTTCAGCCCTTGGTGTATTTACAACAGCTTTATTTGTAAAAGAACCATTCTGGTTACAGTTAACATTATATATAGTTGCATATTTAATTTCTGGTGGAAAAGTATTATTAAGATCATTTAAAAATATTATAAGAGGAAATGTTTTTGATGAAAACTTTTTAATGAGTGTTGCAACAATTGGAGCTTTTTCAATAGGAGAATTTCCAGAAGCTGTTGGAGTTATGGTATTTTTTGAAATAGGTGAATTATTACAGGATATGGCAGTAGATAATTCAAAAAAATCGATAAAAGCATTGCTGGATATAAGACCAGATTATGCAAATCTTTTAAAAGAAGGTAAAGAAATAAGAGTATCACCAGAAGAGGTTGTAAAAGGTGATTTAATAATAGTAAAACCTGGCGAAAGAGTACCTTTAGACGGAATAGTTATTAAAGGAAATTCGATGGTAGATACTTCAGCATTAACTGGAGAATCAATTCCGCGAACCATAAAAGAAAATGATGAAGTTATGAGTGGTTTTATAAATCTTAATGGTCTTATTACTGTAAAGGTTGAAAAAGAATATTCTGAATCTACAATATCCAAGATACTTGATATGGTTGAAAACGCAGCAGCAAAAAAAGCTAAAACAGAAAAACTTATTACAAAATTCGCTAAATATTACACACCAGTAGTAGTCTTTTTAGCTATTGCATTAGCTACTTTACCACCATTAATTACAGGAGCACCATTTAATGAATGGTTATATAGAGCCTTAATTTTCCTTGTTATTTCCTGTCCATGTGGTCTTGTTGTTTCTATTCCTCTTGGATATTTTGCAGGTGTAGGCGCATTGTCAAAACAAGGGGTTCTTGTAAAAGGTGGAAATTATCTGGAGCGACTAAAAAAATTAGATACGGTTATTTTTGATAAAACAGGAACATTAACAGAAGGAGTTTTTGAAGTTGTAGAGATAAAAACATTTAATGGATTCAAAAAAGATGAAATACTTAAAATAGCAGCTTATGCTGAAGAACATTCAAATCATCCTATTGCAGAATCGATAAAGAAAAAATTTGGAAAGGAAATAAACAAAAACATTATTGAAGATTATGAAGAAATTTCAGGACATGGTATAAGAGCAAAAATAGAAGGAAAAGAAATACTTGTAGGAAATAGAAAATTAATGAATAAATTTAAGATAAAAACACCTGAAATAAACTTTAGCGGAACTATAGTATTTGTTGCAATTGATGGAAGATTTGCTGGTTATATTGGAATATCAGATAAAATAAAACCGGGAGTAAAAGATGTAATAAAAAATCTTAAAAATCTAGGAGTTAAAAAAACAGTGATGCTTACTGGAGATAGCGAAAAAGTTGCTCAATCAGTTGCAAAAGAAATTGGAATTGATGAATATTATGCTGAGCTACTTCCAGGAGATAAAGTTAACTTTTTTGAAAAGTTTAGTGAAGGGGTTTCTACAGCCTTCGTTGGTGATGGAATAAATGATGCTCCTGTTTTAACCAGAGCAGATGTTGGTATTGCTATGGGTGGCCTGGGTTCAGATGCGGCAATAGAAGCAGCAGATGTCGTCATAATGGATGATGATATTTCTAAATTATCAGATTCAATGAAAATATCCAGAAAAACCTTAAAGATTACATGGCAAAATATAACAATAGTGCTTGGAATAAAAATATTATTCCTTATATTAGGTGCATTAGGTAAAACAGATATGTGGGGAGCAGTTTTTGCAGATGTTGGAATAACTATAATAGCAGTATTTAATACATTAAGAATATTGAGAGTAAAATATATAATATAA
- a CDS encoding DUF1450 domain-containing protein — protein MVELCKHNKGTEKVVEYLESKNIEYFVANCLDECEICHSKVFIKKDGEIISADTVEELLNKI, from the coding sequence ATGGTAGAATTATGTAAACACAACAAAGGAACAGAAAAAGTTGTAGAATATTTAGAAAGTAAAAATATAGAATATTTTGTAGCTAACTGTCTTGATGAATGTGAGATATGTCACTCAAAAGTTTTTATAAAAAAAGATGGTGAAATAATTTCAGCAGATACTGTTGAAGAATTACTAAATAAAATATAG